Proteins encoded together in one Gemmatimonadota bacterium DH-78 window:
- the tssE gene encoding type VI secretion system baseplate subunit TssE, with protein MASKRPDLALRPSVLDRLLGEAGPAGGGSDPAGSVAATRAAVMRDLEWLFNTRRIYTGPGEGRPELERSVYRYGLSDLSSLGRDSSSAAHELARDIAESIRFFEPRLSQVRVAIREPDDTGSRVVQFVVEAMLDIDPEPMPITFDTRLDVGRGTFEVEADRV; from the coding sequence ATGGCGTCCAAGAGGCCTGATCTCGCCCTCCGCCCCTCGGTGCTCGATCGCCTCCTGGGCGAGGCGGGGCCGGCGGGCGGCGGCTCGGACCCGGCCGGTTCGGTGGCGGCCACGCGCGCCGCCGTGATGCGCGACCTCGAGTGGCTCTTCAACACCCGTCGCATCTACACCGGGCCGGGCGAGGGGCGCCCGGAGCTCGAGCGGTCGGTGTATCGCTACGGGCTCTCGGACCTCAGCTCCCTGGGCCGCGACTCCTCATCGGCCGCCCACGAGCTCGCCCGCGACATCGCGGAGTCGATCCGATTCTTCGAGCCGCGACTGTCGCAGGTGCGTGTGGCGATTCGCGAGCCCGACGACACCGGCAGCCGGGTCGTGCAGTTCGTGGTGGAGGCCATGCTCGACATCGACCCCGAGCCCATGCCGATCACCTTCGACACCCGACTCGACGTGGGCCGCGGCACCTTCGAGGTGGAGGCCGATCGTGTCTGA